The DNA region CCTGACGAGCGGGTAGGCCCCACGGTAGGCGACGAGCACCGCGGGGAGGTCGATGGCGGTCACCGTCGGGATGACGCCGATTCGCAGCGTGCCTTCCACGACGCCGTCGACGGCGGCGGCGTCCTCCTTCGCCTGGTCTGCTGACCGAAGCGCGCGCCGCGCGTGTGCGACGAACGCCTGACCTGACTCCGTCACGCGCACATGGCGACTCGACCGTGCGAACAGTCGGCGGCCGAGTTCACGCTCGAGTGACGCGATCTGGTGGCTCAACGCCGATTGGGTGACGAAGCACCGTTCGGCGGCCCGGGTGAAGCTCAGCGTCTCGGCGACTTCGACGACATAGCGGAGCTGTTGAAGTTCCATGCTTCCATGATCTCGGTTCATGTATGCGGTGACAACCATGCGTTGGACTCATCACTTTGGTCCTCGCAGGCTGGAAGCATGAGCCGCCTGCCCCTGGTGCTACTGACCGCCCTCGCCCCCATCGCATGGGGCACGACCTACCTCGTCACGACAGAACTGCTCCCGCCCGGGCACCCGCTGTTCGCCGGGCTCCTCCGCTCCCTCCCCGCGGGGCTCCTGGCAGTCCTCATCAGCGGGTGTCTCCCCCGCGGCGGGTGGTGGGGAAAGTCGTTCATCCTGGGAGCGCTCAACATCGGCGCCTTCTTCCCGCTGCTGTTCCTGGCCGCGGAGCGGCTCCCTGGCGGCGTCGCAGCCGCGGTCGCGGGTGCGCAGCCGCTTATCGTCCTCGTCCTCGGAGCGCTCGTGCTGCAAGAACGGATCCGGCCGCTCGCCGCCGCCGCTGCCGTCGTCGGCGCTGGCGGAGTGGCCCTGGTGGTCCTGGGTCCCGCCGCCGAGCTGGATCTCGGGGGGATCCTCGCCGCTGTCGGAGGCGTCACCGCGACGGGAGCGGGGATGATCCTGACGAAGCGATGGGGCCGGCCGGTTGGCGTCGGACCCGTCGCCTACGCCGGGTGGCAGCTCAGCGCGGGAGGGCTTCTGCTGCTGCCGTTGACACTGATCGTCGAAGGCGTGCCCCAGACCATCGACGGTAGCGCCGTGCTCGGATATCTGTGGCTCGGGACGGCGGGCGGGATCGTCGCCTACACGCTCTGGTTCCGCGGCGTCCAGCAGCTCCCGGTCATCGCGCCGGGGCTCCTCGCGCTGCTCTCCCCCATCGTCGCGACGACGCTCGGCGTCGTGGTCGCCGGGGAGCGATTCAGCCCCCTCCAGGCCATCGGCCTCGTCCTGACTCTGGGCGCACTCGTGCTGGGGCAGCTGGCCTCGCGGCCCAATCGGCGCACTGCCGCGCCCGCCCCGCATGCAACGGCCGCGGATGCTCTCACGGCGCCGCGCTGAGCGGAGTCAGCCCTTGCCGAAGAGCTTCTGGATCTCGGCGAGGTCGGCTTCGCTCGGAGCTTGAGCCGCCCCGCCGCCCAAACCGAATCCGGAGCCGGTCGGCGTCGCTGACGATGCGATCCCCGCGTTCTCGGCCGCGCGCTTGGCCGGGTTGCCTGAACGCGATCCACCGGAGGACTTGCCCTTTTTGCCGCGCTTGGAAGAAGCGCCGGGACGCCCCATCCCGGGCACCGGCCCCATACCGGGGATGTTCGGGGTGCCGCCGCGCGCCACCGTCTTCATCATCTTCGCGGCCTGCTCGAAGCGCTGCACGAGCTGGTTCACGTCGGTGACGGTCATACCGGAACCCTTGGCGATGCGCAGACGGCGCGATCCGTTCAGTACCTTGGGGTTGCGGCGCTCCCCCGGCGTCATCGAGCGGATGATGGCCTCCGTGCGGTCGATCTCCCGCTCATCGAAGTCGTCGAGCTGCTGCTTCATCTGGCCCATGCCCGGGAGCATCCCGAGCATCTTCTTCATCGAGCCCATCTTCTTCATCTGCTGAAGCTGGTCGAGGAAGTCCTCGAGGGTGAAGGCCTCGGTCGCGAGCTTCTCGGCCATCTTCATGGCCTCTTCCTCATCGAAGGCCTGCTGGGCCTGCTCGATGAGGGTGAGGATGTCGCCGAGGTCGAGGATGCGGCTCGCCATGCGGTCGGGGTGGAAGGGCTCGAGGTCCTCGAGTCGCTCACCGGTCGAGGCGAAGATGATCGGACGGCCGGTCACGGAGGCCACCGAGAGCGCGGCGCCACCGCGGGCGTCGCCGTCGAGCTTGGAGAGCACGACTCCGGTGAAGTCGACGCCGTCCTGGAACGCCTTGGCGGTGTTCACGGCGTCCTGACCGATCATCGCGTCGATGACGAACAGGACCTCGTCGGGGTTGACAGCCTTGCGGATGTCCGCCGCCTGCTTCATGAGCTCGGCGTCCACGCCGAGGCGGCCGGCGGTGTCGATGATCACGACATCGTGCTGCTGACGACGTGCGTAGTCGACACCGTCTCGAGAGACCTTCACGGGATCTCCGACGCCGTTGCCAGGCTCGGGGGCGTAGATCGACGCACCGGCCTGCTCCGCGACGACCTGAAGCTGGTTGACCGCGTTCGGACGCTGGAGGTCGGCGGCGACGAGCAGAGGCGTGTGCCCTTCGCCCTCGAGCTGCTTCGCGAGCTTGCCGGCGAAGGTGGTCTTACCGGAGCCCTGCAGGCCGGCGAGCATGATCACCGTCGGTGCCGTCTTCGCGAACTGCAGACGGCGCTGCTCTCCGCCGAGGATCTGCACGAGCTCTTCATTGACGATCTGGACGACCTGCTGCGCGGGGTTCAGCGCCTTGTTGACCTCATCGCCGAGTGCGCGTTCGCGGACCTTCGCGGTGAACTCCTTGACGACGACGAGCGCGACGTCGGCATCGAGCAGGGCGCGTCGGATCTCGCGGACGGTGCCGTCGACGTCGGCCGCGGTCAGCTTTCCCTTCGTGCGCAGATTGCGGAAGGTCTCGGTGAGCCGATCGGAGAGCGTGCCAAATGTAGCCATGGTGCTCCGATTCTACGCGAGCCGAGGCCGGTCGTTCAGCCCCGCGCGGGAGTCAGGACCAGGGAAGGTCGTGGATCGTTCCCAGGGCTTCCCTCAGGACCGTCTCCGGCGTCCCCCGTCCGGCTCCC from Microbacterium sp. SY138 includes:
- a CDS encoding EamA family transporter; translation: MSRLPLVLLTALAPIAWGTTYLVTTELLPPGHPLFAGLLRSLPAGLLAVLISGCLPRGGWWGKSFILGALNIGAFFPLLFLAAERLPGGVAAAVAGAQPLIVLVLGALVLQERIRPLAAAAAVVGAGGVALVVLGPAAELDLGGILAAVGGVTATGAGMILTKRWGRPVGVGPVAYAGWQLSAGGLLLLPLTLIVEGVPQTIDGSAVLGYLWLGTAGGIVAYTLWFRGVQQLPVIAPGLLALLSPIVATTLGVVVAGERFSPLQAIGLVLTLGALVLGQLASRPNRRTAAPAPHATAADALTAPR
- the ffh gene encoding signal recognition particle protein encodes the protein MATFGTLSDRLTETFRNLRTKGKLTAADVDGTVREIRRALLDADVALVVVKEFTAKVRERALGDEVNKALNPAQQVVQIVNEELVQILGGEQRRLQFAKTAPTVIMLAGLQGSGKTTFAGKLAKQLEGEGHTPLLVAADLQRPNAVNQLQVVAEQAGASIYAPEPGNGVGDPVKVSRDGVDYARRQQHDVVIIDTAGRLGVDAELMKQAADIRKAVNPDEVLFVIDAMIGQDAVNTAKAFQDGVDFTGVVLSKLDGDARGGAALSVASVTGRPIIFASTGERLEDLEPFHPDRMASRILDLGDILTLIEQAQQAFDEEEAMKMAEKLATEAFTLEDFLDQLQQMKKMGSMKKMLGMLPGMGQMKQQLDDFDEREIDRTEAIIRSMTPGERRNPKVLNGSRRLRIAKGSGMTVTDVNQLVQRFEQAAKMMKTVARGGTPNIPGMGPVPGMGRPGASSKRGKKGKSSGGSRSGNPAKRAAENAGIASSATPTGSGFGLGGGAAQAPSEADLAEIQKLFGKG